Proteins co-encoded in one Pongo pygmaeus isolate AG05252 chromosome 23, NHGRI_mPonPyg2-v2.0_pri, whole genome shotgun sequence genomic window:
- the TPST2 gene encoding protein-tyrosine sulfotransferase 2: protein MRLSVRRVLLAAGCALVLVLAVQLGQQVLECRAVLAGLRSPRGAMRPEQEELVMVGTNHVEYRYSKTMPLIFVGGVPRSGTTLMRAMLDAHPEVRCGEETRIIPRVLAMRQAWSKSGREKLRLDEAGVTDEVLDAAMQAFILEVIAKHGEPARVLCNKDPFTLKSSVYLSRLFPNSKFLLMVRDGRASVHSMITRKVTIAGFDLSSYRDCLTKWNKAIEVMYAQCMEVGKEKCLPVYYEQLVLHPRRSLKLILDFLGIAWSDAVLHHEDLIGKPGGVSLSKIERSTDQVIKPVNLEALSKWTGHIPGDVVRDMAQIAPMLAQLGYDPYANPPNYGNPDPFVINNTQRVLKGDYKTPANLKGYFQVNQNSTSSHLGSS from the exons ATGCGCCTGTCGGTTCGGAGGGTGCTGCTGGCAGCCGGCTGCGCCCTGGTCCTGGTGCTGGCGGTTCAGCTGGGGCAGCAGGTGCTAGAGTGCCGGGCGGTGCTGGCGGGCCTGCGGAGCCCCCGGGGGGCCATGCGGCCGGAGCAGGAGGAACTGGTGATGGTGGGCACCAACCACGTGGAATACCGCTACAGCAAGACCATGCCGCTCATCTTCGTGGGTGGCGTGCCTCGCAGTGGCACCACGTTGATGCGCGCCATGCTGGACGCCCACCCCGAGGTGCGCTGCGGCGAGGAGACCCGCATCATCCCGCGCGTGCTGGCCATGCGCCAGGCCTGGTCCAAGTCTGGCCGTGAGAAGCTGCGGCTGGACGAGGCGGGGGTGACGGATGAGGTACTGGACGCCGCCATGCAGGCCTTCATCCTGGAGGTGATTGCCAAGCACGGAGAGCCGGCCCGCGTGCTCTGCAACAAGGACCCATTTACGCTCAAGTCCTCGGTCTACCTGTCGCGCCTGTTCCCCAACTCCAAGTTCCTGCTGATGGTGCGGGACGGCCGGGCCTCCGTGCACTCTATGATCACGCGCAAAGTCACCATCGCGGGCTTTGACCTCAGCAGCTACCGTGACTGCCTCACCAAGTGGAACAAGGCCATCGAGGTGATGTATGCCCAGTGCATGGAGGTGGGCAAGGAGAAGTGCCTGCCTGTGTACTACGAGCAGCTGGTGCTGCACCCCAGGCGCTCACTCAAGCTCATCCTCGACTTCCTCGGCATCGCCTGGAGCGATGCTGTCCTCCACCATGAAGACCTCATTGGCAAGCCCGGTGGTGTCTCCCTGTCCAA GATCGAGCGGTCCACGGACCAGGTCATCAAGCCTGTTAACCTGGAAGCACTCTCCAAGTGGACTGGCCACATCCCTGGGGACGTGGTGCGGGACATGGCCCAGATCGCCCCCATGCTGGCTCAGCTCGGCTATGACCCTTATGCAAACCCCCCCAACTATGGCAACCCTGACCCCTTCGTCATCAACAACACACAGCGG gTCTTGAAAGGGGACTATAAAACACCAGCCAATCTGAAAGGATATTTTCAG